A DNA window from Peromyscus leucopus breed LL Stock chromosome 3, UCI_PerLeu_2.1, whole genome shotgun sequence contains the following coding sequences:
- the Klrf1 gene encoding killer cell lectin-like receptor subfamily F member 1 isoform X1 — translation MLVIGALYRIWMVGQMQDAERVTVKKPRKRSYHCQHKWTYKDYPECPRWHQTALRLASIALVFLVATVIGLAIHVSHLSVHSLSDKHNKGILGNNESRCCGCMDISPGKQQQDKIDSTGKSCPDDWFQQQGKCYKFYMNFTSWIDSKISCAVRKSRLLVIQDKAELDFIQSKIHDGVYFWIGLNVTDTQKTWTWLDGTPLHPHLFQVTGQVEDEACALITKKGVFSEKCFIHNYWICQDSSTEDNV, via the exons ATGCTGGTGATTGGCGCCCTCTACAGGATATG GATGGTTGGACAGATGCAAGACGCAGAAAGAGTAACTGTAAAGAAGCCTAGAAAACGTTCCTATCACTGCCAACACAAATGGACATACAAAG ATTACCCAGAGTGTCCAAGATGGCATCAGACGGCTCTGAGACTGGCCAGCATTGCACTGGTTTTCTTGGTGGCCACGGTGATAGGATTAGCCATCCATG TCAGTCATCTGAGTGTACATTCCTTAAGCGATAAGCACAACAAAGGAATACTTGGTAATAATGAAAGCAGATGTTGCGGCTGTATGGATATTTCTCCCGGGAAACAACAGCAGGACAAAATAGACTCCACAG gaaaATCATGCCCTGATGACTGGTTCCAGCAACAAGGGAAATGTTACAAGTTTTACATGAACTTTACATCATGGATTGATAGTAAAATATCCTGTGCAGTAAGGAAATCACGTCTCTTAGTGATCCAAGACAAGGCAGAACTG GATTTCATCCAGAGTAAAATACATGATGGAGTTTACTTTTGGATTGGATTGAATgttacagacacacagaaaacatggacctggctggatggcACACCATTACACCCACATCT ATTTCAAGTCACAGGCCAGGTTGAAGATGAAGCCTGTGCCCTGATAACAAAGAAGGGTGTTTTTTCTGAAAAGTGTTTCATTCACAATTACTGGATTTGTCAAGATTCATCTACAGAGGACAATGTTTGA
- the Klrf1 gene encoding killer cell lectin-like receptor subfamily F member 1 isoform X2: MVGQMQDAERVTVKKPRKRSYHCQHKWTYKDYPECPRWHQTALRLASIALVFLVATVIGLAIHVSHLSVHSLSDKHNKGILGNNESRCCGCMDISPGKQQQDKIDSTGKSCPDDWFQQQGKCYKFYMNFTSWIDSKISCAVRKSRLLVIQDKAELDFIQSKIHDGVYFWIGLNVTDTQKTWTWLDGTPLHPHLFQVTGQVEDEACALITKKGVFSEKCFIHNYWICQDSSTEDNV, translated from the exons ATGGTTGGACAGATGCAAGACGCAGAAAGAGTAACTGTAAAGAAGCCTAGAAAACGTTCCTATCACTGCCAACACAAATGGACATACAAAG ATTACCCAGAGTGTCCAAGATGGCATCAGACGGCTCTGAGACTGGCCAGCATTGCACTGGTTTTCTTGGTGGCCACGGTGATAGGATTAGCCATCCATG TCAGTCATCTGAGTGTACATTCCTTAAGCGATAAGCACAACAAAGGAATACTTGGTAATAATGAAAGCAGATGTTGCGGCTGTATGGATATTTCTCCCGGGAAACAACAGCAGGACAAAATAGACTCCACAG gaaaATCATGCCCTGATGACTGGTTCCAGCAACAAGGGAAATGTTACAAGTTTTACATGAACTTTACATCATGGATTGATAGTAAAATATCCTGTGCAGTAAGGAAATCACGTCTCTTAGTGATCCAAGACAAGGCAGAACTG GATTTCATCCAGAGTAAAATACATGATGGAGTTTACTTTTGGATTGGATTGAATgttacagacacacagaaaacatggacctggctggatggcACACCATTACACCCACATCT ATTTCAAGTCACAGGCCAGGTTGAAGATGAAGCCTGTGCCCTGATAACAAAGAAGGGTGTTTTTTCTGAAAAGTGTTTCATTCACAATTACTGGATTTGTCAAGATTCATCTACAGAGGACAATGTTTGA
- the Klrf1 gene encoding killer cell lectin-like receptor subfamily F member 1 isoform X3, producing MLVIGALYRIWMVGQMQDAERVTVKKPRKRSYHCQHKWTYKDYPECPRWHQTALRLASIALVFLVATVIGLAIHVSHLSVHSLSDKHNKGILGNNESRCCGCMDISPGKQQQDKIDSTGKSCPDDWFQQQGKCYKFYMNFTSWIDSKISCAVRKSRLLVIQDKAELISSHRPG from the exons ATGCTGGTGATTGGCGCCCTCTACAGGATATG GATGGTTGGACAGATGCAAGACGCAGAAAGAGTAACTGTAAAGAAGCCTAGAAAACGTTCCTATCACTGCCAACACAAATGGACATACAAAG ATTACCCAGAGTGTCCAAGATGGCATCAGACGGCTCTGAGACTGGCCAGCATTGCACTGGTTTTCTTGGTGGCCACGGTGATAGGATTAGCCATCCATG TCAGTCATCTGAGTGTACATTCCTTAAGCGATAAGCACAACAAAGGAATACTTGGTAATAATGAAAGCAGATGTTGCGGCTGTATGGATATTTCTCCCGGGAAACAACAGCAGGACAAAATAGACTCCACAG gaaaATCATGCCCTGATGACTGGTTCCAGCAACAAGGGAAATGTTACAAGTTTTACATGAACTTTACATCATGGATTGATAGTAAAATATCCTGTGCAGTAAGGAAATCACGTCTCTTAGTGATCCAAGACAAGGCAGAACTG ATTTCAAGTCACAGGCCAGGTTGA